The following nucleotide sequence is from Paenibacillus odorifer.
AACGTTCAATCCAGTGAGATCGCCCAATATCCGTAAGAAAGGTTTTAATTTCATCGTGATAATGGATATAACTCATAATTCCCGCAATCGCAGAACTAGCCACGATGACCAGCCCGATTAATGCATGCGTGTATTTAATATTGCCAATCCACAACAGACCCGCAAGAATCACAACGTAAGACAAGGCATTCCCAAGGTCATTTTGGGTAAGAACAATAAGAAATGGAAACAAGGTCAGAAGGCCGAGTGGCACAACATCCCGCCAGAACAGAAGCTTACTCTTATTCTTGCGGACAAGCATGGCCGCCAGAAAAAGAATCAATATCAGCTTGAACAGCTCAGCAGGCTGCAGACTCAGACCCCCAGGCAGGGTCAACCAGCCTTGCGCATTATTTTTGGTCTCGCCCAAAAAGCTGACGAGCACCAGCATCCCTATCCCAAATAAATAAATATATATCGCATATTTCACTAAAATTCTGTAGTCCAAAAAGGTCATTCCAATAAAAGCCACAAAACCAATAGCATAATACATCATCATACGAATATGATGTCCGTCCAGCTTCTCTCTTCCATGAGTAACGCTATATATGGCGAAGATGCTGACAACCATGAGTAATAACAGAACGACTACAATAGCACCATCAATCTTTTTAATCTTCTGAAGCACGCTCTGCCTCCCTACTCTATATCTGGGCTTTCTTTATGATCCCCTAAGAAATCCTGCTAAATTCTATTGTAAAGGAAGTCGGATTGAAAATACAATTTCTCTACCCCGGACAAAATGAACCCTCTGCATAGCAGGCAATATTATCTCGTTATGCCTAGCACATGACGCGGGATTCCAGCCAGATCATTAATGGTGATAATCTCGGTCCAATGGCCCGCTGCCGCAAGGAGTGCAGCGACTTGCTCAGCTTGACCGAAGCCAAGCTCAAAGCCGATCAGGCGCGGCGGTGCCGGGAGCAGCGTTAGCTGCTCCATCATACGGCGGTACGGGTCCAGCCCGTCCGCTCCGCCATCCAGCGCAGTGCGCGGCTCATGGTCGCGCACCTCACGCTGCAGCCCGGCGATATCCTCACCGGGGATGTACGGCGGGTTGGAGACGAGAATATCCGTCTCCATCCCCGCGAACGGCTCGAGCAGATCGCCGAGCCGAAAGTCCACAGCTGTGCCATTGCGCAAAGCGTTGCGCTCGGCCACAGCCAGAGCCGCCGGCGAAATATCGCCGGCGCAGACCCGCCACGCCGGCGCTTCCGCCGCCAACGTGACGGAGATCGCTCCGCTGCCGGCGCCGATATCGACGGCGGCCAGCGGTCTTGCGGCGCCTCCGTTGCGGGCCGCAGCGCCGCCCGCGCTATCCAGCGCCGCTTCGCCCGGCGTTACAACGCCGTTCGGCCAAAGCTCCGCGCCGTAACGTAAAATCGCCTCGACAAGCAGCTCCGTCTCCGGCCGCGGAATAAGCACGTCAGGCGTCACCTCAAAAGGCCGCCCGTAAAATTCTTGCTCGCCGATGATATACTGCACCGGCTCACCAGCGCCCCGGCGGGTAACTCCCGCCTCAAATGCTTCCTTAACCGCTGCTGGAAAAGGATCTGCCAACGCCATATAATAAGCTGCGCCAGACACTCCAAGCACATGCTCCAGCAGCAATTGTGCACTGCGCTGCGGTTCATTGCAGCCGCTCCGGCTCAAAAAAGAAGAAGCCTCCGCAAAGGCTTCCCGGATGCTTTTGACTTCCGACATGACATATACGCCATCGTTCAAAGCATTATTCTCCATTATCCATATTATCCATCAAGTCAGCTTGTTCAGCGATTGAAAGGGCTGAGATAATTTCAGTGATTTCTCCGTTCATAACCTGCTCCAAACGGTGCAGTGTCAGGCCAATACGATGGTCTGTAACCCGGCTCTGCGGGAAGTTATACGTCCGAATGCGCTCACTACGGTCACCCGTACCTACTTTACTCTTCCGTTCACCAGCATACTTCGCTTCTTCTTCCTGCCGTTTCATATCAGAGATACGGGCACGAAGCACTTGCAGCGCTTTTTCTTTATTGGAGTTCTGTGACTTACCGTCCTGACAGGTAGCAACGATGCCTGTAGGTACATGGGTTACACGTACTGCAGACTTGGTCGTATTTACAGACTGTCCGCCTGCACCACTTGAACAGAAGGTATCCACGCGAATATCTTTATCATGGATCTCGATCTCAAAAGCCTCAGCTTCCGGCATCACGGACACCGTAGAAGTAGAGGTATGAATACGACCTCCGGATTCGGTCGCTGGGATACGTTGTACGCGATGCGCACCACTTTCGTATTTCAGCTTACTGTATGCACCACGGCCGTTAATAAGGAAGATTACCTCTTTGAATCCACCAAGATCACTCGCGTTAACATCCATTAACTCAACGCGCCATCCTTGTGCATCAGCATAACGAGTGTACATCCGGTAAAGATCTGAAGCGAACAATGCTGCTTCATCTCCACCCGCTGCACCACGAATTTCAACGATTACGTTCTTATCATCATTCGGGTCTTTAGGCAGCAGCAACACGCGGATTCTCTCTTCCAGCTCCACTTGACGTTTGGAAAGGTCATCAATTTCCATCTTAACCATTTCTTTCATCTCATCATCAAGCTTTTCGCCTTGCATCTGCTTAGCAGCTTCAAGCTCTTCCATTACACTCTTATATTCAGTATACGCCTCAAATGCGGGCTGTAGGTCTGATTGTTCTTTGGAATAGTCCCTCAGTTTCTTACTGTCGTTTGCAACATCCGGATCACAAAGCAGTTCACTGAGCTTCTCATAGCGGTCCGCCAGGGATTGCAATCGGTCCAACAAGGGAATTCACCTCTCCTGATTCAATTTCAAATTCGCAAATATAACATCAAATTTGTACTGTCATAAAAATAGATATACGACTTTATATTATACCAAAGATATTGTGAAATGGCTACAGTTCCGTACGCACAATACCTTAATAAAAAGCTTATATTTTTAAAAAGGATCATCCCAGCAATAGAAACTCCCACTGCTCGAGATGACCCCTATATCATTCGTACACTTAAACCTTCTTAAACGTTAAAACGGAAATGCATTACGTCGCCGTCTTGCACCAAATATTCTTTACCTTCAAGACGCAGTTGACCACGTTCCTTCGCACCGTTCATGGAACCAGCTGCCACAAGATCCGCGTAAGCCACTACTTCAGCACGGATAAATCCCCGTTCGAAATCTGTATGAATTACACCGGCAGCTCCAGGTGCTTTGGTGCCGCGACGAATCGTCCACGCCCGAACTTCCTGAACGCCTGCTGTGAAATACGTATACAAGCCAAGCAGTTTATAAGCCGCTTTAATCAACCGGTTAAGGCCGGATTCTTCCAGTCCCAGCTCTTCCAGGAACATAGCTTTATCTTCACCTTCAAGCTCAGCAATTTCTGCTTCCACCTTAGCACTGATCGGAACAACTTCTGCACCTTCAGTAGCTGCAAAATCGCGAACTTGCTGTACATAAGGATTGTCCTCAGCACTTGCCACTTCATCTTCACTTACATTCGCCGCATACAGCACTGGCTTCAATGTTAACAAATGAAGATCACGGATAATAAGCTTCTCGTCATCAGACAATTCTATACTACGTGCAGGTTTATCTTCGTAGAGCACTTCTTTGACGCGTTCTAGCAGCTCAACTTCTTGAGCGTATTTCTTGTCGCCGCCTTTGATATTCTTACGGGAACGCTCAATCCGCTTCTCAATGCTCTCAATATCAGCAAGAATCAACTCCAGATTAATGGTCTGGATGTCGCTGATCGGATTTACCTTTCCATCAACGTGGGTAACGTTCTCATCTTCAAAACAACGAACCACATGCACGATAGCATCTACTTCACGGATATGGGCCAGGAACTTGTTGCCTAGTCCTTCTCCTTTACTGGCACCACGCACGAGACCAGCAATATCAACAAATTCAAAAGCAGTAGGTACGGTCTTGTTCGGCTGTACCAGCTCAGTCAGTTTATCAAGACGTTCGTCTGGAACTTCAACAACACCAACGTTAGGGTCAATGGTACAAAAAGGGTAGTTAGCGGATTCTGCACCCGCTTGCGTTATCGCATTAAACAATGTGGATTTTCCTACGTTAGGAAGACCGACGATTCCAGCTTTCAAAGCCATTTATATGACAACTCCTATTTTCAGCTAAATTGATCATCCGAATAAGCTATACGATCTAAACCATTATATATTAGAACATATTCGCCAGCAACACCGGATGTCAGGCAGATGTGTCCGAACGCGCAAGCTCTAATACCTTTTTTATCGCCGGCTGGTCCAGTAATGGCTTAGATTTATCCGGATCAACCTCCACATCAGGCACAGTCTTTACCTCTTCATTACAACTTCCATCAGAATTCAGACCCATTTCAAAGGAAAACCTGAAGAGATAACCGCTATTAGGCAATGCAACAACAAGCGGATCTATCCCTAGTCCATCCCCACCTGTCCTGCCGCCTACAACCGTTGCAAACCCGGTGCCTTTTACAAAGGCTGCAAGACCTTCCGATGATGAATACACAGAGCTATCTACCAGCAAATAGATTTTCCCTTTAAATCCAACAGATTTATTAGGGGTTACTACATCATTTGTTTTTCTATATGTCTTAAACATCTTTAAAGCTTCGGTTGGCAGCTTGGGCAGTTGCTCATCTTTGATGCCAGCAATAGGTTGTTGCCCCTTTGTAATCTGACGTGCTTGCATAAAGGTCTCCGCATATTTGCCTCTTGTATAAAGTAAGTATGTATTGTATTCGATAGGTTTATTGATCAACATAGGGACAAGATGAATTCTCCAATAATTACTGTTTCCTCCCCCATTTCCGCGGATATCTAATATTAATGTCTTATAGTCCTTTACCTCTATTAAAAAATCATGGATCTCGGAGCTGTCCATCTCCATGAGACTCCCGTCAAAGCTTTGCATGCCGAGATAAGCGATTCGATCGGGCTCTATAATGACTTTTTTTACATTCCCAGAAGTCTTTTTTGTTACATCTCCTACTCCATCTCCACCATTATGCATATCGTTATTGATATCATTAGAGCTTTGCTGCTCCGCTAAAGGTTTCTGGTTGTAACGGGCCAATACGTTAGGCTGCTGAAACACGTTGACCCAAGGCTCAAAACCAAAACCTAACTGAGCATACGTATGTAGATACCAGGGGTATTCTTCCTTGGATATAAAATTTGTATGCCCATTGTTTAATCTGCTAAGGACAAATCTCATACGTTTCAAAAACTCATCATCCGATTTCACGGCTGCTATTTTATTGCGGTATTCCTCTTTTTTTGCAAGCCAATCCTCTCCATTGAGACGTTTATTCACCTCTAAGAAAGGATAGTTCTCCTCAATAATCTTCCACATGTAATCAAAATCCTCTAGCCTTTGTTCTACCGTCAATGAAGGCAAAGCTATTTCTGATTGATCTTCAACTACAGCTGAAGAGGCTAGCGGTGCAACCGGACTTGCCTGGACTTGCTCAGACTCAGATTTCTTCTTTCCTGGTAAATCGCCACTGTTGCAGCTGACCAGTAATAGTAATACTACTGCAGAAACAACCACCCACGATACAGTCCTTGGCCTCACCTTAATCCCCCCTTTTCTCTCTTTATGACTTAATCCATTTTCAGGAATTTATTTTTTAATCATATTTTCCTAATCATCCTAAATCAAATATATTTATCACAATTATTTACATAATAATTCAGTAGAACAACAAAAAAGGACCTCTTTCGAGGTCCTCACACTTATGGACTATAGATCTTTAGACATTGTGATGTCAGTTACGATATATCCCATTTTTTTGTATAACTCAAATGCGCGATTGTTCTGGCCGAAGACGTGTAACCCGATTTTGGTAACATTCATCTCCCGGGCTTCTTCATCGAGTGCGATCATAGCCTGCTTGCCATAACCCTTACTCTGGAACGGTTCAAAAACATAAAAATCATAAATGAAAGCCTCGCGGCCGCCTCGGCCTTCACTTACGTTAAACCAGATATAACCAACCTGTTCATCACTGCTTATTTCTACTATAGAATATAGATAAGCACCATCTGTGTGCAGCCCTTTTGGCAAAGAGCGTGTTATGGCTTCCTCAGACAGCTTCATCGCGATCTCCGGATCCCAAGCACCGGCGCTGATCTTATCTTCCGCATAATCCCGGGTAGCTTGACCTAAGAAAAATTGAAAGGCCGACTCATCCATATGGACCAGTTTAATCATAATCTTACTCACTTCCTCGCTTCAATATTTACCATCCTATTTACGTATTAAACGGGAAGTACCACGTAAAGTTGCTAAATCTGGAGCGCCAATACCAAACATTGCTATTTTTAGCTCCAGCTCAACCTGTGCCAATGCAGCATCCAGCGCCTCTTCAGAATCGACAGCCGGCCCTAACAGATTGCGGCCAAAGCCTGCCAGATCAGCTCCAAGTGCCAGTGCTTTCGCTGCATCCACGCCATGTTTTAGTCCGCCGCTGCCAATCAAAGCGCCCTGCGGGGAAACTGCGCGCACCTCTGTGATACAATCAGCTGTTGGAGTACCCCAATCTGCGAAAGCCTCCGCCGCTGCCCGCCGTATAGGATCTACACTGCGGAACTTCTCCACCTGACTCCAGGATGTCCCGCCTGCACCCGCAACATCAATAAAAGCCGCACCTGCATTATAAAGACGTGCAGCTGCATCTCCATCAATGCCCCAGCCTACTTCTTTCACACCTACAGGGACTTCAAGTGCACGGCATACCTTCTCTATCTGGGATAGCAAAGAGGCAAAACCAGTGTTCCCTTCCGGTTGAAAGACCTCTTGCAGCCCATTCAGATGCAGTACAAGAAAATCAGCACCTGCGATATCCACAGCCCGGCGACATTCCTCAATCCCAAAACCATAGGACAGCTGTACAGCACCAATATTGGCGATAACCGGAATATCAGGTGCTTGATCCCGCACATAAAAGGTCGCCGTAAGCTCAGAGCGCTCCACTGCCGCCCGGACCGAGCCTACACCCAGCGCCCAACCACGACGCTGTGCAGCTGTGGCCAACCGGGCGTTAATCGCTCCTGTAGCTGCGCTGCCACCTGTCATCGAGCTGATGAGCAGCGGTGTACGCAGCTTGCGATCCAAAAACGTAGTCTGCAATGATATATCGTCAAAATTCAGCTCTGGAAGAGCATTATGCTGAAATCTGTAATGTTCAAACCCTGTAGTCACACCGACGCCACCTACTTCTTCATTTAGGCAAAGGCGTACATGTTCAATTTTGCGTTCGCCTGTCTTCGATGTAGGCAATAAAGATCTTTTGTCAGAAGCCTCTACAGCCGGCAGGTCCTTGCCATGATCTGCGCCAGACTGCCTAGTCGCATCATATGGCACGGCCTCTTCTGGCGTATGATTCATGCTGCGTTCCTCCTATTCCCAAACTCGATTTATTATAACATATCCCTACAGATGAATTTACAATATGAGGTTAGCGATTACAATTCTCCGGCTTAGTAATCATTAATTTCATAAACTTCGTACTAATCGTTCAAACTCATTATAGCTAGCTGAATGTTATTTATTAATGTTAAGGATATTTGGGCTGCTTCATTTCGCTCCACTAGGTGTTAATAGGTTGGTAATACACCGGAGCATCACAATCCTAAGGAAGTGCTCTGCAATAATTTCAGGAGGAACTTCCATGAATTCAGATCGTCAGCAACCCGTTCACCCCCATAAACCTAAAGATATAAACTACGCTCCCGGTTTAACTACGAAGAAACGTTCCACTTCACGCCGCCGTACACGGGTGTTATGGGCTTTCGTCATTCTACTCCTTTGGTTAACCGGCGTAATGATTTATCAGACGCACAAACCTCTACCCAGCGGTATTTCCTTTGAAAGCCCCATATACAAAACAAATCATGTATCCTTCTGGCACGACTTAACCTATTCGGACGGTACAGCCACGGGCACTCAAGAAAGTCAGATTCTTTCGAGGATTCTACAAATTATCGAGGAGTCCGATGAATTTTTGGTGATTGACCTCTTTCTTTTCAATGATTATACCCATAAAGATCAGTCATTTCCTCCAGTCAGTCGAATGTTGACGGACAAGCTTATTTTACAAAAAACTACTTATCCTGAGATGGAGATCGTCTTCATTACGGATGAGGTTAATACCAATTACAACTCTGCACCTAATCATCTCCTGGAAGAGATGAAGTCTGCAGGGATTAAAGTGATTATGACTGATGTAAATGCTCTACGCGATTCTACGCCTGCTTATTCTGCTGTCTGGCGTACCTTTATTCAATGGTTCGGACAGTCGGGCGAAGGCCGGATTCCGAATCTTATGGCCAGCGGCGGACCGGATATTACTGCTCGTTCTTATTTGAAGCTACTCAATGTAAAAGCTAATCACCGTAAGGTGGTTGTTAGTGAGAATAGCGCTCTAATCTCCTCAGGAAATATCCATGATGCCAGCGCCTATCATTCCAATATCGCTCTGGAAGTACAAGGTCCAATTATTGCTGATATTCTCCAGACGGAACAGGCCGCGGTCAATCTTTCGGATGCAGGGCCATTGCTCACTTATGAGCCGGATTTCACCAAGGATAAGGACCAGCACTCTGAAGAATCTATGGGAGTCCGCTATTTAACGGAAGGAAAGGTATATAAATATGCAAGACAAGCCCTCCAATCTGCACAGGAGGGTGACACCATTTGGATGGGTATGTTCTACCTTGCCGATGATGCAATTCTCGATGAATTGGTAGAAGCTACCGAACGAGGGGCTACGGTAAGATTGATACTGGACCCCAATCAGAACGCCTTCGGCCGTGATAAAATCGGCATTCCTAACCGTCCAGTTGCCATGAACCTGAACAAGCGCACGAACGGAAAAATCTCTATTCGCTGGTACAACACGACCAAAGAACAATATCACTCGAAGCTGCTTTTCATTGCCAAACAGACTGGAAGTTCCATCATTCTTGGCGGTTCCACCAATTTCACGACACGCAATCTGGATGACTACAACCTGGAGAATAATCTGTGGGTATCTGTAAAACAAGATCAGCCTCTTTATGCCCAGATGGAAGCCTACTTCAATCGACTGTGGAATAACGAGGACCATGAGTATACCCTACCTTTTGAGGCTTATCAGGGCGAAGTGACCTGGTTCAAATATATCCTGTTCCGGTTGCAGACCACCTTGGGCTTAACTACTTTTTAAAGCAAAAACCACCGCAGATGAGGCAAAACACCCTCTGCGGTGGTTTTTGGTTATAGTAACGGCGACATAAGTCGAGCAGCAGATTCCAGTATACGGATCACCATACGCTTATTCATAAATTCCTCATGCTCAATTAAGCTGGTAGATAATAAATCCCGCTCAAAATCAGCCACAATACGAGCAACACTCTCCGTCTGAATTAGTAATGCATTCACTTCAAAGTTAAGGTGGAAGCTGCGCATATCCATATTGGCCGTACCGATTGTTGCTATTTCACCATCGACGATAAGCAGCTTAGAGTGGATAAATCCCTTTTCATATTCATAAATCTTCACGCCAGCTTCCAGCAACGCCGGGAAATAAGAATGTGAAGCCAGAAAAGGAATCCATTTATCCGGCTTAGCCGGGAATAACAATCGCACATCTAAACCAGAAATAGCGGCTACACGCAGTGCAGTTAAGATGTCCTCATCAGGAATAAAATATGGACTGGCAATCCACACCGATTTCTCGGCAGAAGTGATCATGGAGAAGAAAATGTTTTTGAGCGCACGACGTTCGTTATCCGGTCCGCTAGCAATAATCTGTACGGCTCCATCACCTGTCATAAAGCGAAGTTGTGGAGTGAGGTAGTCTTGCTCCAGTATTTTTTCACCCGTAGTGTGCATCCAATCTTGCAGGAAAATAATTTGCATCGTCCGTACCGCTTCGCCTCTAACCAACATATGTGTGTCACGCCAAAATCCATAAGTCTTACTGCGGCTTAAATATTCATCGCCTACATTGAGACCACCCATGAATCCGACATCTCCGTCGATCACAACAATTTTACGGTGATTCCGGTAATTCACACGGCTGGAAAAAAAGGATGTTGAATTTCCGTAAGAAGCCACCTGAACTCCGGCGTCACTCATTTCCTTCAAAAAAGCTTTGGAAAGCTGAAAACTGCCAACGGCATCATACATAAATCTGACTGCAACACCGGCACGAGCTTTATCGATCAGAATTTGTTTAATGCGTGTTCCAATGTGGTCCGCCCGGAAGATGTAATACTCCATATGAATGTGATGCTTAGCTTGACGGAGCTCCAACAATAACGTACCAAACGTCTCTTCACCATTAGTGAGGATACGAGTTTCTGATGCAAAGGATATAGGAGTACGTGCTAAAGTCTTGGATAACAGCAACAGTTTTTGGCGCGAGGGATCAAAGACTGACCAATCTTGGTGCGTACGTAAAGCGTCATTCTCAATTCTTTCGTAGGCCATAAGGTCTCTTTGTGCCTTTTTATCATATTTACGGCGTTTGAACACATTTTGCCCAAATAGAAAATAGAAGACCAGTCCCAGCACCGGGATCAACGCAAGCAATAAGATCCATGACATTGTTGTAGAAGGATTACGGTTCTCCATAAAAATAGCCAAGCTAATCGAAATAACTGTCAGAGTGGAGAAGATACTAATAATCGTTCCCGCAGTACTCCCAAAAATGCCGAAACCAAAATAATAAAATGCTATGAATGCCCCAATGATAATTATAGATTGAAGTCCTCTTCTCATACTCTACCTACCTTCTTATTCATACAAGCAACACGAAATTGACACATTTTATATATTACATGAAGAACCCTTTTCTTCCTAGCTAATTACTGTGCAAAAGTCTATTTACGACAAAACTGTAACCCTTCTGTTCCGATATTTGTATTGCCTGGTTGGATGGAATATAATAATTTTGACCAACTAGTCAATTATAGAACCCAGTAGTCAGAAAGGAGGTTAATCCTTTAATGAATGATAAAACTATTGACAAGCAGGAACAAATTATTAAGATCGCCATGCAGTTATTCGCTGTGAAAGGCTCCTCGTCCACATCCATGCAAGAGATCGCTGAATTATGTGGGATTTCGAAGGGCAGTTTGTATCTGGTATTTAAATCAAAAGAAGAACTGGAGCGCAGTATCTTCCTTTATTGTTATCGGATGATTCGTGATCCCTTGTTACGTGAAGAACAGGAAACCCGACGAACACCACGTGAGAAGCTTAGGAATCAGATAGAAATTCTGCTAAGTCACGTGTACGAATTGCGCGAGTTCTTGCAGCGTCAAATTCAGGAGGTTGCGGGCAAAGGATTTGATACTGAAGTCCCGGACTGGCTGCGGAGAAACAACGCTTCCTTCTTAAGATGGTTCCAGGTGAAGATGGAGTTGCTCTATGGAAAAGACGTCGTTCCCTATACCGGAGATTTATGTATGATCGGACATGGTCTCATCAAGTCTTATATTGCGGTTATTTTTCGTAAGGATACGCAGGTACCCATTGCCGATATGGCAGATCATCTAATGAATCTAATGGATATGATTGTGTCTGGCTTACTCACTAGTAAACAGGTTCCACTAATCAACTCTGCTACTTTAGCGAACTGGATGGCGGAGAATGAGGAGAATAAACGAAAGAATCCATTACAGCTCATTAAAGAAATGAAGACTGTGGTCAGTAAATTAAATAGTATAGAATCCGAAGAAGCAGCCGATCTGCTGGAATCGCTCAATATTCTGGAAGGTGAAGTGCTTATACCTCACCCACGAAAAGCAATCATTCAGGGGATGCTGTCCAACCTCCAATCCTGCTCTGAGCTCACAGCAGAATTAGAAGAGCTGAGGAAGCTAATTGCCTCAATTCCGCACAATTCATGTGTATTTCGTTAATTGACTCTAAGAAGAGTTCGGTAGAGAGAAAGTCATGGATAGTGAGTATTATGAATTTTTATAATGGCGCCTTATTTCGTAAAGAAAAGGGCCGAGAGGAGCAGAAACGAAACTTATGAAAAGCTTAATTAATTTCTCGCTCAGGAACAAATTTGCCATTTGGCTTCTGACGATAATTATTGTGTTTGCCGGTTTATATAGCGGACTGACGATGAAGCAAGAAACCTTGCCTAATATTAGTATACCCTATCTTAGCGTAACAACCATTTATCCGGGGGCCGCACCAGAAGGCGTCGTTAATGATGTCAGCAAACCGTTGGAGCAAAAGCTCCGCAATGTGGATGGTGTAAAGACGATCACCTCCACTTCTCTGGAGAATGCCTCCAGTATCCAAATTGAATTCGATTACGGAACAAATCTGGATAATGCTACAGCAGCAGTGCGCGAATCGCTAAATGAGGTCTCATTGCCAGACAATGTGCAGAAGCCTTCCATTTCCCGTTTTAGCCTTAGCTCAATGCCTGTCGTTTCGCTCAGTCTTTCCAATGGAGATACCCAGGACCTTGAGGAATTGACACGTATTGCTGAGAACGATATTCGCCCAGCCCTAGAGGATGTTGAGGGTGTGGCTTCTATTCAAATCTCTGGTCAATACGTCAAAGAAGTATCACTTAAATTCAATCAAGATAAGCTCAGCCAATATGGACTGACTGAAGATACCGTTAAAGGTATCATTCAAGGCTCTTCCCTCCGTGTTCCACTAGGACTATTCGAGATGGACAAGGCTCAAAAGGCAGTTGTCGTGGACGGCAACATCACTACCGTTGAAGATCTTAAAAATGTGACCATACCGGTAATGCCAACTGGCGCTAACGCTGCAGGTGCTGCAGGTGCTGGAGCTACCGGCGCTGGTGCTGCTAACGGAGCTGCTGGTGCAGGTGCTGGAAATGCTGCTCCTGGCGGAGCTGCAAGTATGGGACTTCCAACCGTGAAGCTCGGAGAGTTGGCCACGATTGAGGTTGTGGGGAATTCCGAATCCATCTCCCGTACAAATGGTAAAGAATCGATCGGTATTCAGATTGTCAAAGCCAATGATGCCAACACTGTTGATGTTGTAAATGGCGTTAAAGACAAAACTGAAGAATTAAAAGCACAATATAAAGGCATTGACCTTACTGTTCTGCTTGACCAAGGTAAGCCCATTGAGGACTCCGTAAATACGATGTTGTCCAAAGCTGTGTTTGGTGCCTTATTCGCAGTAATTATCATTTTGGTGTTCCTGCGGAATATTCGTTCGACGATTATTTCTATCATCTCTATTCCATTATCCCTGCTGATTGCAGTGCTGTGTCTGCGGCAGATGAACATTACGCTTAATATGATGACACTTGGAGCGATGACGGTCGCGATCGGGCGGGTAGTCGATGACTCGATTGTAGTTATAGAGAACATATATCGACGGCTCTCCTTATC
It contains:
- the fni gene encoding type 2 isopentenyl-diphosphate Delta-isomerase, whose translation is MNHTPEEAVPYDATRQSGADHGKDLPAVEASDKRSLLPTSKTGERKIEHVRLCLNEEVGGVGVTTGFEHYRFQHNALPELNFDDISLQTTFLDRKLRTPLLISSMTGGSAATGAINARLATAAQRRGWALGVGSVRAAVERSELTATFYVRDQAPDIPVIANIGAVQLSYGFGIEECRRAVDIAGADFLVLHLNGLQEVFQPEGNTGFASLLSQIEKVCRALEVPVGVKEVGWGIDGDAAARLYNAGAAFIDVAGAGGTSWSQVEKFRSVDPIRRAAAEAFADWGTPTADCITEVRAVSPQGALIGSGGLKHGVDAAKALALGADLAGFGRNLLGPAVDSEEALDAALAQVELELKIAMFGIGAPDLATLRGTSRLIRK
- a CDS encoding phospholipase D family protein; amino-acid sequence: MNSDRQQPVHPHKPKDINYAPGLTTKKRSTSRRRTRVLWAFVILLLWLTGVMIYQTHKPLPSGISFESPIYKTNHVSFWHDLTYSDGTATGTQESQILSRILQIIEESDEFLVIDLFLFNDYTHKDQSFPPVSRMLTDKLILQKTTYPEMEIVFITDEVNTNYNSAPNHLLEEMKSAGIKVIMTDVNALRDSTPAYSAVWRTFIQWFGQSGEGRIPNLMASGGPDITARSYLKLLNVKANHRKVVVSENSALISSGNIHDASAYHSNIALEVQGPIIADILQTEQAAVNLSDAGPLLTYEPDFTKDKDQHSEESMGVRYLTEGKVYKYARQALQSAQEGDTIWMGMFYLADDAILDELVEATERGATVRLILDPNQNAFGRDKIGIPNRPVAMNLNKRTNGKISIRWYNTTKEQYHSKLLFIAKQTGSSIILGGSTNFTTRNLDDYNLENNLWVSVKQDQPLYAQMEAYFNRLWNNEDHEYTLPFEAYQGEVTWFKYILFRLQTTLGLTTF
- the cls gene encoding cardiolipin synthase, with the translated sequence MRRGLQSIIIIGAFIAFYYFGFGIFGSTAGTIISIFSTLTVISISLAIFMENRNPSTTMSWILLLALIPVLGLVFYFLFGQNVFKRRKYDKKAQRDLMAYERIENDALRTHQDWSVFDPSRQKLLLLSKTLARTPISFASETRILTNGEETFGTLLLELRQAKHHIHMEYYIFRADHIGTRIKQILIDKARAGVAVRFMYDAVGSFQLSKAFLKEMSDAGVQVASYGNSTSFFSSRVNYRNHRKIVVIDGDVGFMGGLNVGDEYLSRSKTYGFWRDTHMLVRGEAVRTMQIIFLQDWMHTTGEKILEQDYLTPQLRFMTGDGAVQIIASGPDNERRALKNIFFSMITSAEKSVWIASPYFIPDEDILTALRVAAISGLDVRLLFPAKPDKWIPFLASHSYFPALLEAGVKIYEYEKGFIHSKLLIVDGEIATIGTANMDMRSFHLNFEVNALLIQTESVARIVADFERDLLSTSLIEHEEFMNKRMVIRILESAARLMSPLL
- a CDS encoding TetR/AcrR family transcriptional regulator — translated: MNDKTIDKQEQIIKIAMQLFAVKGSSSTSMQEIAELCGISKGSLYLVFKSKEELERSIFLYCYRMIRDPLLREEQETRRTPREKLRNQIEILLSHVYELREFLQRQIQEVAGKGFDTEVPDWLRRNNASFLRWFQVKMELLYGKDVVPYTGDLCMIGHGLIKSYIAVIFRKDTQVPIADMADHLMNLMDMIVSGLLTSKQVPLINSATLANWMAENEENKRKNPLQLIKEMKTVVSKLNSIESEEAADLLESLNILEGEVLIPHPRKAIIQGMLSNLQSCSELTAELEELRKLIASIPHNSCVFR